The Anopheles coluzzii chromosome 2, AcolN3, whole genome shotgun sequence genome window below encodes:
- the LOC120952197 gene encoding ubiquitin carboxyl-terminal hydrolase 47 produces the protein MVCAKDDEALCTIRDVRPDAVQKRFSITVRPHYTVATLYEDVRLQTAFSDFELHLIGTESDVQIPLHERQQEKLADVGIKFGIVNNFTIVPRMSLLMPAEDMSSDDDLALGASASPVESGNYNIPEATAIPPPILRRFNNDIEIHNTAKSNSLPAIAAPPINSMSGGSIISNGFHHGDGGGGGGGGEGGGGGLGSRGRRFGGDGGETEKAPHFRGLVNQAMTCYLNSLLQGLYMTPEFRNALYNWEFDGEDEAKSIPYQLQKLFVNLQTSPKSAVETTDLTRSFGWDSAEGWQQHDIQELCRVMFDALEHKFKRTEEADLINRLYQGHMIDYVRCLECNTEKQREDKFLDIPLPVRPFGSTVANECVEDALQGFVKPEILNESNQYFCDTCNKKCDAHKGLKFTKFPYILTLHLKRFDFDYQSFHRIKLNDKVTFPELLNLNHFVSSTPTLTTSTIAAAAAAAAAAASTTNGTANGNGPMMMETAENFMKSDECSTTDSGSALEEDSFQNGGTSVSSTTTTPNDQFMAQDDDEGIDMDLTTNGDSKSSPVNNSFNAPGPYKYELFAIMIHAGSASGGHYYAYIKDFKSGRWFSFNDQTVLPITQEDIHKSYGGGSYKTSYTGAYTSSTNAYMLMYRQIDSEKNALPISEEQFPDHIKRLVMKIRANEGNHSRDHLDMTRLTVAYENPRTRTIKGHKMAVFTSSTLAETVQEAVRVLHLKGTVPVERCRLVGYDCNARTIERSFEGHEEKTIDEVMRMLKRCDSLLLEVREEGETFEEYQVQGVMTKVYKVDVNGRDVEGPVSIRANLSQTVAQYRAIIARKLKLNPKAILVGMTVHKESAKLLQTDDATLEDEHFIEYCKVFVTVAPTAGDDREQYGARFRHFIQRLDHLVSFYIVLPNMDPDTLESLSIPRLSKETLAAIAAADSPMAGGTGDSNSEDSSLSDNDRTLVEDDFVHIKLNGDLHLTNGGSSGAGAMSNGAAAKGSSKVTATTPTSASNGFKSDDEEEDEDAKLAEMLQECRAQEYYFKVTPLNTASSSSNGASNGSSADDSTRSHSTDSGSQKLVQVLIDKRSCNAYLKYRLQSYLQISMDYFKVFSSDALCPTNDSANLLKELEYKDDDRLALELGRVLRKGEYKLNVSYVNVNQMTEEMDNTPSLCSTIVKNGDLVGQIKADILASLPAALGEGAKKYAHLHSNNCRLRRKGIKYLSTLYKDDERIGTDITLPTNADVFLQEVDDLASLTPIDINDVVLLVRRWHPSEMKLGKFQEILFTDKLELTKHLSRISGIPEENIEYVKIPQTTLHRDSVLNIQNGLHWVSTPQHADDCQVYSVGTLLYYRDSTEQLKELTPEERKELTKKDNRTSSTYSPRKERALKIYLDASPKKADD, from the exons ATGGTATGCGCCAAGGACGACGAAGCGCTCTGCACCATCAGAGACGTCCGACCAGACGCAGTACAGAAACGCTTTTCCATAACGGTCCGTCCGCACTATACCGTCGCCACGCTGTACGAGGATGTGCGGCTGCAGACGGCATTCAGTGACTTCGAGCTACATCTAATCGGTACCGAGTCGGACGTACAG ATTCCTCTACACGAACGGCAACAGGAGAAGTTAGCGGATGTTGGTATAAAGTTTGGTATCGTGAACAACTTTACCATTGTTCCGCGGATGTCATTGTTG ATGCCCGCGGAGGATATGTCATCCGATGACGATCTAGCGCTAGGTGCATCGGCAAGCCCGGTAGAGTCCGGTAACTACAATATCCCAGAGGCGACGGCAATTCCACCACCGATCCTGCGGCGGTTCAACAACGACATCGAAATACACAACACCGCGAAGAGCAACAGCTTACCGGCGATCGCAGCGCCACCGATCAACAGCATGAGCGGgggcagcatcatcagcaacgGCTTCCACcatggcgatggtggtggtggtggtgggggcgGCGAGGGAGGCGGAGGAGGGCTAGGGAGCAGGGGCCGAAGGTTTGGGGGCGATGGGGGCGAGACCGAAAAGGCGCCCCACTTCCGGGGGCTGGTGAATCAGGCGATGACCTGCTATCTGAACAGCTTGCTGCAGGGCCTGTACATGACGCCCGAGTTCCGGAACGCGCTGTACAACTGGGAGTTTGACGGGGAGGACGAGGCCAAGTCCATACCGTACCAGCTGCAGAAGCTGTTCGTGAACCTGCAAACGTCGCCCAAGTCGGCGGTCGAGACGACGGATCTGACGCGCAGCTTCGGGTGGGATTCGGCCGAGGGCTGGCAGCAGCACGACATCCAGGAGCTGTGCCGCGTCATGTTCGACGCGCTCGAGCACAAGTTCAAGCGCACCGAGGAGGCGGACCTGATCAACCGGCTGTACCAGGGGCACATGATCGACTACGTCCGGTGCCTGGAGTGCAACACGGAGAAGCAGCGGGAGGACAAGTTCCTGGACATACCGCTGCCGGTCCGCCCGTTCGGCAGTACCGTCGCGAACGAGTGCGTCGAGGACGCGCTGCAGGGCTTCGTCAAGCCGGAGATACTGAACGAAAGCAACCAGTACTTCTGCGACACGTGCAACAAGAAGTGCGACGCGCACAAGGGGCTCAAGTTCACCAAGTTCCCGTACATCCTGACGCTGCACCTGAAGCGGTTCGATTTCGACTACCAATCGTTTCACCGCATCAAGCTGAACGACAA AGTAACTTTCCCGGAGCTGTTGAACCTGAATCACTTCGTCAGCTCGACGCCTACGCTCACGACGAGCACGAttgcggcggcggctgcggccgctgctgccgctgcatCCACCACTAACGGTACCGCCAACGGCAACGGgccgatgatgatggagaCGGCCGAAAACTTTATGAAATCGGACGAATGCAGCACGACGGACAGTGGGTCGGCGCTGGAGGAGGATTCGTTCCAGAACGGTGGCACTTCCGTTTCATCGACGACAACCACCCCGAACGATCAGTTTATGGCACAG GATGACGATGAAGGCATTGATATGGATTTGACGACCAACGGTGACAGCAAGTCGTCCCCGGTTAACAACAGCTTCAACGCACCTGGTCCGTACAAATACGAGCTGTTCGCCATCATGATCCATGCGGGCAGTGCGTCCGGTGGGCATTACTACGCGTACATCAAGGACTTCAAGAGTGGCCGCTGGTTCTCGTTCAACGATCAAACTGTTCTACCG ATCACGCAAGAGGACATCCACAAATCGTACGGCGGTGGGTCATACAAAACGTCCTACACGGGGGCATACACATCGAGCACGAACGCCTACATGCTGATGTACCGTCAGATCGACAGCGAGAAGAACGCACTCCCCATCTCGGAGGAACAGTTTCCGGATCACATTAAG CGCTTGGTAATGAAAATACGCGCCAATGAGGGCAACCACAGCCGCGATCATCTGGACATGACGCGGCTCACGGTAGCGTACGAAAATCCGCGAACGCGCACCATCAAGGGCCACAAGATGGCAGTGTTTACCAGCTCGACGCTGGCCGAGACGGTGCAGGAAGCGGTTCGCGTGCTGCACCTGAAGGGCACGGTGCCGGTGGAACGGTGCCGGCTGGTCGGCTACGACTGCAACGCGCGCACGATCGAGCGTAGCTTCGAGGGGCACGAGGAAAAGACG ATCGACGAGGTAATGCGCATGCTGAAGCGCTGCGactcgctgctgctggaggtgcGCGAGGAAGGCGAAACGTTCGAGGAGTACCAGGTGCAGGGCGTCATGACGAAGGTGTACAAAGTGGACGTGAACGGTCGGGACGTCGAGGGGCCGGTATCGATACGCGCCAACCTGTCGCAAACGGTCGCCCAGTACCGGGCGATCATTGCGCGCAAGCTGAAGCTGAACCCGAAAGCGATACTGGTCGGCATGACCGTGCACAAGGAGAGCGCGAAGCTGCTGCAGACGGACGACGCCACGCTCGAGGACGAACACTTCATCGAGTACTGCAAGGTGTTCGTGACGGTGGCTCCGACGGCCGGAGACGACCGCGAACAGTACGGTGCCCGCTTCCGCCACTTCATTCAGCGGCTGGACCATCTGGTATCGTTCTACATCGTGCTGCCGAACATGGATCCTG ACACGCTCGAGAGCCTGTCCATTCCACGCCTATCCAAAGAGACGCTGGCCGCGATTGCGGCGGCCGACAGCCCGATGGCCGGTGGCACCGGAGACAGCAACAGCGAGGACAGCAGCCTGAGTGATAACGACCGCACGCTGGTCGAGGATGACTTTGTCCACATCAAGCTGAACGGCGATCTGCATTTGACTAACGGTGGCAGCAGCGGCGCTGGTGCGATGAGCAACGGGGCAGCGGCCAAGGGCAGCAGCAAAGTCACCGCCACCACACCGACGAGCGCCAGCAACGGTTTCAAGagcgacgacgaggaggaggacgaagaCGCGAAGCTGGCCGAAATGCTGCAGGAATGCCGGGCGCAGGAGTACTACTTCAAGGTGACACCGTTGAAcacggccagcagcagcagcaatggtgCGAGCAATGGCAGCTCCGCCGACGATAGCACGCGCAGCCACAGCACGGACAGCGGCAGCCAGAAGCTCGTCCAGGTGCTGATCGACAAGCGGTCGTGCAATGCGTACTTGAAGTACCGGCTGCAGTCGTACCTGCAAATCTCGATGGACTACTTCAAAGTGTTTTCCTCCGACGCGCTCTGCCCCACGAACGACAGCGCCAACCTGCTGAAGGAGCTGGAATacaa GGATGACGATCGGCTCGCGCTCGAGCTGGGCCGCGTGCTGCGCAAGGGCGAGTATAAGCTGAACGTGAGCTACGTCAATGTGAACCAGATGACGGAGGAGATGGACAACACGCCGTCCCTGTGCAGCACGATCGTGAAGAACGGCGATCTGGTGGGCCAGATCAAGGCCGACATCCTGGCCAGCCTGCCGGCGGCGCTGGGCGAGGGCGCCAAGAAGTACGCTCACCTGCACTCGAACAACTGCCGATTGCGCCGCAAAGGCATCAAGTATCTGTCGACCTTGTACAAGGACGATGAGCGCATCGGGACCGACATCACCCTGCCGACGAATGCGGAT GTATTTCTCCAAGAAGTCGATGATCTTGCCAGCCTCACACCAATCGATATTAACgacgtggtgctgctggtgagaAGATGGCATCCGTCGGAAATGAAGCTAGGCAAATTCCAAGAAATCCTATTCACTG ACAAACTTGAACTGACGAAACATCTGTCCCGAATCAGCGGCATCCCGGAGGAAAACATCGAGTACGTGAAGATACCACAGACCACGCTGCACCGGGACAGTGTGCTGAACATTCAGAACGGTTTGCACTGGGTGTCGACGCCCCAGCACGCCGATGACTGTCAAGTGTATTCCGTCGGCACGCTGCTTTACTACCG CGATAGTACGGAACAGCTGAAGGAGCTAACGCCCGAGGAGCGCAAAGAACTGACGAAGAAGGACAACCGGACCAGCTCGACGTACTCCCCGCGGAAGGAGCGTGCCCTCAAAATCTATCTGGACGCATCGCCCAAGAAGGCCGACGactga
- the LOC120952199 gene encoding uncharacterized protein LOC120952199: MEVMEEGNLMDRIPILLQRDLQYYEANQKVLQEDICAGVVGGKLDFPRSASFASVKIVIWLEDEYYAAYRKNSGLLHLADALQDHQTKEPEEAAGCGGIVKSSDPEKFVILVSKSVDNLLEHIHTLSQEALDHADLTVLTATIGAAALVKNSLFVWLQCVTKNVCPPKGDEKGGSLKLSYKQYSEMTEALAERLLDLHCRLLTLYIIQDADCLHWESPHPFFESERGSYTIQMWWLYMQGTKQDLWNSVPPTMAQRVFAGMLNETLTVLTVRYTQTVPSRARSPLLLVDVSNVLLCVCELLPAICANGEAFVGLNLPSQSKIIRDIHAKCQELFCCLLLRGIPLGALYKIAKKGVQGGIAMFGQRQGLIVPWTIFTMPRLFPPNLNAHWAARCSELPTSTALTLELKVLLAAPQANWWLLLKVLLMREAHLSSLIFHHLIRNLPSCDNFIPSARQPSVNRDCLSKKCEGFLCGLECNDIVQWALEQNDPIGQSNYQVLMGLTYIVIMAGKTSDINKTLISALEKSKMNDWASCLDRRQVWNQKRPPWLEAILHLIYPILGPVVHMLVSAVQTTASMYQAMSLSLSCFSEMWDCIPDCFYTVTNCLAEILPAEIRPLGDSVLIQLLYIALYSKLLEVAETEAEAEAKEQAASGTGPTEASPPVAPVSTINMKPKSVICQTLAEAICFIDEDNKHTEQINSLISQARESQRSMGVLESEIDDAVGLASFASTSRVDDVEAFLRQTTPSVRSEEEFDVENAEYIAEMLVSDVLVTSVGKLSMKMLYQYIRKNFDWILQQLGVSDVEQNPLQPSPGQSIREQQQTLIDLMFHIGHRSFDQLLSGGLDIDYTKWFQTPMSMSVEKAWLQVCQRWEFQEGAKLSVHEALMVSFITTQLKP; encoded by the exons ATGGAGGTTATGGAGGAGGGCAATCTTATGGACAGGATTCCGATTCTGCTCCAGCGTGATTTGCAGTACTACGAG GCCAACCAGAAAGTGCTGCAGGAGGACATCTGTGCCGGGGTGGTTGGTGGGAAGCTGGACTTTCCCCGTTCGGCGTCGTTCGCATCGGTGAAGATCGTCATTTG GTTGGAGGATGAGTACTACGCGGCCTATCGTAAAAACTCCGGCTTGCTGCATCTGGCGGATGCGCTGCAGGATCACCAGACGAAAGAGCCGGAGGAGGCAGCCGGTTGCGGCGGGATCGTGAAGTCGTCCGATCCAGAAAAGTTTGTCATCCTCGTGTCCAAGTCGGTGGACAATTTGTTAG AGCACATTCATACTCTGTCCCAGGAAGCGCTCGATCACGCCGATCTCACCGTACTTACCGCAACGATCGGCGCTGCTGCGCTGGTCAAAAACAGCCTCTTCGTGTGGTTGCAGTGCGTCACGAAGAACGTGTGCCCGCCCAAGGGCGACGAGAAGGGTGGCTCGCTCAAGCTCAGCTACAAGCAGTACTCCGAGATGACGGAAGCGCTTGCCGAGCGATTGCTCGATCTGCACTGTCGCCTGCTCACTCTGTACATCATCCAGGACGCGGACTGTCTGCACTGGGAAAGCCCCCATCCGTTCTTCGAGTCCGAGCGTGGCTCCTACACCATCCAGATGTGGTGGCTGTACATGCAGGGCACCAAGCAGGACCTGTGGAACTCGGTGCCGCCCACCATGGCCCAGCGCGTGTTTGCCGGCATGCTTAACGAAACGCTCACTGTGCTGACCGTGCGCTACACGCAAACGGTGCCGAGCCGGGCCCGCTCGCCGCTGCTCCTGGTGGACGTGTCCAATGTGCTGCTGTGCGTGTGCGAACTGCTGCCCGCGATCTGCGCCAACGGGGAAGCGTTCGTGGGGCTGAATCTGCCCAGCCAGAGCAAAATCATCCGCGACATTCACGCCAAGTGTCAGGAGCTGttctgctgcctgctgctgcgtgGCATCCCGCTCGGCGCCCTGTACAAGATAGCGAAGAAGGGTGTGCAGGGCGGGATTGCGATGTTCGGCCAGCGGCAGGGACTGATCGTACCGTGGACGATCTTCACCATGCCGCGGCTGTTTCCGCCCAACCTGAACGCACACTGGGCGGCCCGGTGCTCCGAGCTGCCGACCAGTACCGCGCTCACGCTCGAGCTGAAGGTGCTGCTAGCGGCGCCGCAGGCGAACTggtggctgctgctgaaggTGTTGCTGATGCGGGAGGCGCACCTGTCGTCGCTGATCTTTCACCATCTGATACGCAACCTGCCGTCGTGCGATAATTTCATCCCCAGTGCAAGGCAACCGTCCGTCAATCGGGACTGTCTGTCGAAGAAGTGCGAAGGGTTCCTGTGCGGGCTGGAGTGCAACGACATCGTGCAGTGGGCACTGGAACAGAATG ATCCGATCGGTCAGTCCAACTACCAGGTCCTGATGGGGCTCACGTACATCGTCATCATGGCGGGCAAGACGTCCGACATCAACAAGACGCTCATCTCCGCCCTGGAGAAGAGCAAAATGAACGATTGGGCCTCCTGTCTGGACCGGCGGCAGGTGTGGAACCAGAAGCGACCCCCGTGGCTCGAAGCCATCCTCCATCTGATCTACCCGATCCTTGGCCCGGTGGTGCACATGCTCGTCTCGGCCGTCCAAACGACGGCCAGCATGTACCAGGCCATGTCGCTGTCCCTGTCCTGCTTCTCCGAGATGTGGGACTGCATCCCGGACTGCTTCTACACCGTCACCAACTGTCTGGCGGAGATTCTGCCCGCCGAAATACGTCCGCTCGGGGACTCGGTGCTGATCCAGCTGCTCTACATCGCCCTCTACTCCAAGCTGCTGGAGGTGGCGGAAACCGAGGCCGAAGCGGAAGCGAAAGAGCAAGCCGCCAGCGGAACGGGCCCAACCGAAGCGAGCCCACCCGTCGCTCCCGTCTCGACGATCAACATGAAACCGAAGTCGGTCATCTGCCAAACGCTGGCCGAAGCGATCTGCTTCATCGACGAGGACAACAAGCACACCGAGCAGATCAACTCGCTCATCAGCCAGGCGCGGGAAAGCCAGCGCTCGATGGGCGTGCTGGAGAGCGAGATCGACGATGCGGTCGGGCTGGCCAGCTTCGCGAGCACGTCGCGCGTCGACGACGTGGAAGCGTTCCTGCGGCAAACGACCCCGAGCGTCCGGTCGGAGGAGGAGTTCGACGTGGAGAACGCGGAGTACATCGCGGAGATGCTGGTGAGCGACGTGCTGGTGACGAGCGTCGGCAAGCTGAGCATGAAGATGCTGTACCAGTACATCCGGAAGAACTTTGACTGGATCCTGCAGCAGCTCGGTGTGAGCGATGTGGAGCAGAACCCGCTGCAGCCGAGCCCGGGCCAGAGCAtacgcgagcagcagcagacgctGATCGATCTGATGTTTCACATCGGCCATCGGTCGTTCGATCAGCTGCTGAGCGGCGGGCTGGACATCGATTACACCAAGTGGTTCCAGACGCCCATGTCGATGAGCGTGGAGAAGGCGTGGCTGCAGGTGTGCCAGCGCTGGGAGTTCCAGGAAGGTGCGAAGCTGTCCGTGCACGAGGCGCTCATGGTGTCCTTCATCACCACGCAGCTGAAGCCTTAA
- the LOC120952200 gene encoding farnesyl pyrophosphate synthase codes for MSLFNLARFGVGVALEAAITRTAAPMTATSGVVQVRRSISKSSEVNNSDFMTIRTENQNHPHHHQKGSSRNCDSKQQIRLKKVSRTLSTLNSSVPEAATQTAVPKSESREFMAVFPDVVRDLTAYASKYDKNVATKWFVKALQYNVPQGKKNRGLACVLAYRMLARSEDLTPENIRRAQYLGWAIEMLHSMFLIMDDVMDGSVTRRGQPCWHTLDDVKLSGVNDAIMIEAAIAHLVKIQYGNEPYYPRLLELFNEMKFITTIGQSLDLRSAKLDVTDYSMDLYKSIVFHKTAYYTFYLPVAMAMHLTGYTDPEMFRQAKTILLEIGQFYQTQDDFFDCFGDPAVIGKVGTDIAEGKCSWLAVVAMQRATEEQKEVMKACYGSTDPENIARVKKLYEQLGLPTTYSIYEEESYNMIKTHIQQISRGLPHELFFKIMEKIYRREA; via the exons ATGTCGCTGTTCAATTTGGCACGGTTTGGCGTTGGTGTGGCGCTGGAGGCGGCCATCACACGTACGGCCGCTCCGATGACTGCCACCTCCGGGGTGGTGCAGGTGCGCCGCTCCATCTCCAAGAGCAGCGAGGTGAACAATTCCGACTTCATGACGATCCGGACGGAAAATCAGAACCATCCGCACCACCATCAGAAGGGCAGCAGCCGCAACTGCGACAGCAAGCAACAGATAAGACTGAAGAAGGTGTCGAG GACACTCTCGACGCTGAACTCCTCCGTACCGGAGGCGGCCACACAGACGGCCGTACCGAAGAGCGAGAGTCGCGAGTTTATGGCCGTCTTTCCCGACGTGGTACGCGATCTGACCGCTTACGCCAGCAAGTACGACAAGAACGTGGCGACCAAATGGTTCGTGAAGGCACTGCAGTACAACGTGCCCCAGGGCAAGAAGAACCGCGGGCTTGCCTGCGTGCTGGCGTACCGGATGTTGGCCCGGTCGGAAGACTTGACGCCGGAGAACATCCGCCGGGCCCAATATCTGGGCTGGGCAATTGAGATG CTTCACTCGATGTTCCTGATCATGGACGACGTTATGGATGGAAGCGTGACACGCCGTGGCCAACCTTGCTGGCACACGCTGGACGATGTGAAGCTGTCGGGCGTCAACGATGCCATCATGATCGAGGCAGCCATCGCGCACCTGGTCAAGATACAGTACGGCAACGAGCCGTACTATCCGCGGCTGCTGGAGCTGTTTAACGAGATGAAGTTCATCACGACCATCGGCCAATCGCTGGATCTGCGCTCGGCCAAGCTCGATGTGACCGACTACTCGATGGATCTGTACAAATCGATCGTGTTCCACAAAACGGCCTACTACACGTTCTACCTCCCGGTTGCCATGGCCATGCACCTTACTGG CTATACCGATCCGGAGATGTTCCGGCAGGCGAAAACGATTCTGCTCGAGATTGGCCAGTTCTACCAGACGCAGGACGATTTCTTCGATTGCTTCGGCGATCCGGCCGTCATCGGCAAGGTCGGTACGGACATTGCCGAGGGCAAGTGCAGCTGGCTGGCGGTGGTCGCGATGCAGCGCGCGACCGAGGAGCAGAAGGAAGTGATGAAGGCGTGCTACGGATCGACTG ATCCGGAAAACATTGCGCGCGTGAAGAAGCTGTACGAGCAGCTCGGCCTGCCAACCACCTACAGCATCTATGAGGAGGAATCGTACAACATGATCAAGACGCACATTCAGCAGATATCGCGCGGCCTTCCGCACGAACTGTTCTTCAAGATAATGGAGAAGATTTATCGGCGCGAAGCGTAA